A single window of Salminus brasiliensis chromosome 18, fSalBra1.hap2, whole genome shotgun sequence DNA harbors:
- the ccdc90b gene encoding coiled-coil domain-containing protein 90B, mitochondrial: MVCWGALVRRHCAAQFRQRLTPHQCVPPTVWRTIRGLHVTSRVHSYDVRKVELTPLEQRKLTFDSHAVVKELESHGFEKKQAEVIVTALVTLTTANMDIVYRDMVTGAHQEIALQQIMAHLDSIRKDMVILEKSEFASLRSENAKMKTELEQIKNRLLEESQKIRADAKLDINLERSRVTDMFTEQEKKLMEVNSEFNKKTGEIESSTVETTKKIDIEVASLKTLLESLKLQTVRYLAACVFSCLVIALGFYRLWK; this comes from the exons ATGGTGTGCTGGGGAGCCCTTGTGCGCAGACACTGTGCTGCTCAGTTCAGGCAGCGGCTGACCCCTCATCAGTGTGTCCCACCTACAGTGTGGAGGACCATCAGAG GTCTCCATGTAACCAGCAGAGTTCATTCATACGATGTACGAAAAGTGGAGCTCACACCTCTCGAACAGAGGAAACTGACCTTTGACAGTCATGCAGTCGTGAAAGAACTGGAATCTCATG GGTTTGAAAAGAAGCAAGCGGAGGTGATCGTTACAGCGCTGGTAACTCTTACGACTGCCAACATGGACATTGTATATAGGGATATGGTTACAGGAGCCCATCAG GAAATTGCCCTCCAACAAATTATGGCTCATCTTGATTCTATTAGAAAGGACATGGTTATTCTTGAAAAGAGTGAATTTGCCAGCCTACGTTCTGAAAATGCA AAAATGAAAACTGAACTTGAACAGATCAAGAACAGATTGCTT GAGGAAAGTCAAAAGATTCGAGCGGATGCCAAGTTGGATATTAATCTAGAGCGCAGCAGAGTTACAGACATG TTTACAGAACAAGAGAAGAAACTAATGGAGGTTAATTCAGAGTTTAACAAAAAG ACTGGTGAAATCGAAAGTAGCACAGTAGAAACCACCAAGAAAATAGACATCGAAGTGGCTTCATTGAAGACCCTTCTGGAATCACTGAAACTTCAGACGGTGCGATATCTCGCAG CATGCGTCTTCTCCTGTTTGGTCATCGCATTGGGCTTCTATCGTTTATGGAAGTGA
- the alg8 gene encoding dolichyl pyrophosphate Glc1Man9GlcNAc2 alpha-1,3-glucosyltransferase, whose amino-acid sequence MAAPMSAERSWFVALAFGVSFIKCLLINAYHSTDFEVHRNWLAVTHSLPVSQWYYEATSEWTLDYPPFFAWFEYGLSHVAKYFDKEMLVVQNLNYASPATVLFQRLSVIITDLVFIYAVKECCKSCRDDKGKDLLGKPSFILATLLLWNFGLLIVDHIHFQYNGFLFGVLLLSVARHFQNRHLEGALLFSLLLNLKHIYLYVAPAYGIFLLRCFCFTQNNADGSLPWKSFSLLRLVALGSIVLSTFAVSFGPFIAMGQLPQVLSRLFPFKRGLCHAYWAPNIWALYNIADKALSILGVKLKLLDIDKLSKASMTGGLVQEFQHSVLPSVSPVITLICTLLSILPAVFSMWQRPNGARGFLRCMVICALGSFMFGWHVHEKAILMAILPLSLLAVEGKEDARTFLILSTTGHFSLFPLLFTAQELPIKILLMLLFTIFCFTSLNKLFSKSGPLLNSVETAYLLGLVPLELICEFVYPLTSWQHTLPFIPLLLNSVYCALGVLYSFIRLYLSVLSVQCTTSKTKYQ is encoded by the exons ATGGCTGCGCCCATGAGCGCTGAGAGGAGCTGGTTTGTGGCTTTAGCTTTCGGAGTTTCCTTCATCAAATGTCTCCTCATAAACGCCTA CCACTCGACAGACTTCGAAGTTCATCGAAACTGGCTTGCTGTCACTCACTCGTTGCCGGTGTCCCAGTGGTACTATGAG GCAACATCTGAGTGGACACTGGACTATCCCCCCTTCTTTGCTTGGTTTGAATATGGACTGTCGCATGTCGCCAAGTACTTTGATAAGGAGATGTTGGTGGTGCAGAATCTGAATTATGCCAGTCCAGCTACAGTGCTTTTCCAGAGGCTGTCTGTCATCATCACTGATCTGGTCTTCATTTATGCAGTTAAAGA ATGTTGCAAAAGTTGTCGGGACGACAAAGGGAAGGATCTGCTGGGAAAACCCTCTTTTATCCTGGCTACATTGCTATTGTGGAACTTTGGCCTTCTTATTGTTGATC ACATTCATTTCCAGTataatggcttcctctttggtGTATTACTGCTATCAGTTGCACGGCATTTTCAG AACAGACACTTGGAAGGCGCCctactgttttccctcctctTAAATCTGAAGCATATATACCTGTATGTTGCACCGGCCTATGGAATCTTTTTATTGAGATGTTTCTGTTTCACACAGAATAATGCAG ATGGTTCTTTACCATGGAAGAGTTTCAGCCTTTTGCGGTTAGTAGCACTTGGATCAATTGTTTTGTCCACATTTGCAGTGTCATTTGGACCCTTCATTGCAATG GGGCAGCTTCCACAAGTCCTCTCCAGGCTCTTCCCATTCAAACGTGGACTTTGCCATGCCTATTGGGCACCCAATATCTGGGCTCTTTACAACATAGCAGACAAAGCTCTTTCCATCTTGG gGGTTAAACTCAAACTGCTTGACATTGACAAGCTCTCCAAGGCCTCAATGACTGGGGGCCTGGTTCAAGAGTTCCAGCACTCTGTTCTTCCATCTGTGTCTCCTGTAATAACGCTTATTTGTACATTACTGTCAATCCTG CCTGCAGTCTTCAGTATGTGGCAGAGACCAAATGGAGCTAGAGGTTTCTTGCGCTGCATGGTTATCTGTGCTCTTGGATCTTTCATGTTTGGGTGGCATGTACATGAGAAGGCTATTTTAATGGCAATACTTCCTTTAAG TTTACTTGCAGTTGAGGGCAAAGAGGATGCCAGAACATTTCTAATCCTCAGTACAACAGgccatttttccctttttccacTGCTTTTCACAGCTCAGG AGCTGCCTATCAAAATTCTCCTGATGTTGCTGTTTACAATCTTCTGTTTCACCTCTCTGAATAAGCTTTTCAG TAAATCTGGTCCGTTGCTGAACTCAGTGGAAACTGCTTATCTTCTGGGCCTGGTTCCTCTGGAGCTCATCTGTGAGTTTGTGTACCCGCTGACTTCTTGGCAGCACACCCTGCCCTTCATCCCCCTGCTCCTCAACTCTGTTTACTGTGCACTAGGTGTGCTCTACTCCTTTATCAGACTCTACCTTTCGGTGCTGTCTGTTCAATGCACCACAAGCAAGACAAAATATCAGTAA
- the guca1d gene encoding guanylate cyclase activator 1d, translated as MGNKHTNLDEILAEDMHHWYNKFMKESPSGLITLFELKAILGLQGMNENANSYVDQVFFTFDMDGDGYIDFVEYIAAISLMLKGEINQKLKWYFKLFDQDGNGKIDREELETIFTAIQDITRNYELVPEEVVTLIFEKIDVNGEGELTLEEFIEGAKGHPDIMEMLKKMMDLTPVLVIIVEGWQQANNHK; from the exons ATGGGCAACAAGCACACCAACCTGGACGAGATCCTAGCCGAGGACATGCACCACTGGTACAACAAGTTCATGAAGGAGTCTCCATCGGGCCTGATCACGCTCTTTGAGCTTAAAGCCATCCTTGGACTACAGGGGATGAACGAGAACGCCAACAGCTATGTGGACCAGGTCTTTTTCACGTTCGACATGGATGGG GACGGATACATAGATTTTGTGGAATACATCGCTGCCATCAGCCTGATGCTCAAGGGGGAAATCAACCAAAAATTAAAATGGTACTTCAAACTTTTTGACCAAGATGGCAATGGAAAAATCGACAGGGAGGAACTAGAGACGATATTCACG GCCATACAGGACATCACACGGAACTATGAGCTCGTGCCAGAGGAAGTGGTCACGCTCATATTTGAAAAAATTGATGTCAATGGAGAAG GTGAACTGACTCTTGAAGAGTTCATTGAAGGAGCCAAAGGACACCCTGACATTATGGAGATGCTGAAAAAAATGATGGACCTGACTCCAGTCCTAGTCATCATTGTCGAAGGATGGCAGCAAGCAAACAACCACAAATAA
- the dub gene encoding duboraya isoform X1 — MEKESVVKRSVAELAGKFTCQMPVPTGAEGNKPVRRRPPRTLPLPTSSDAGQGHDEQQKGEAASHPPRKNRNSALIEKLQANLVLSPTATRSLPSPLSPGAVKPPLLLPAFPPSSPCSPASPAAAPTPGQEEAPASFEKPVEGSVLPSVNKSRARHSIKRRPPSRRHRKSSEDEVGTEEEKTAAPASESTAQRGKEDDVFEMQKVEEKEDNSAEPASSTTEQQKEQSQSASPDSEQQPTTEGEKESKECKEASVSEEKREKEDVAEKTPDEPQLNNSTSESAKREEPHEEPQEKAREEPCQEPHKELTTEPQSEPDTATEDKEDQEEKKEEKGKSQTEEEAKALSDETGGNPPQQTAL; from the exons AAGGAGTCAGTGGTAAAGCGCTCCGTAGCTGAACTGGCTGGAAAGTTCACTTGCCAAATGCCTGTTCCCACAGGAGCTGAAGGG AACAAGCCTGTGCGGAGAAGACCTCCACGCACTCTGCCACTGCCTACCAGTAGCGATGCAGGCCAGGGCCATGATGAG CAGCAGAAAGGAGAGGCTGCCTCCCATCCTCCCCGAAAGAACAGGAACTCTGCCCTCATTGAGAAGCTGCAG GCAAACCTCGTTCTCTCGCCGACTGCAACTCGCTCTCTCCCTTCCCCACTGAGCCCGGGGGCTGTAAAacctccactgctgctgccgGCTTTCCCCCCCAGCTCACCATGCAGCCCAGCCAGTCCAGCTGCAGCTCCCACACCCGGCCAGGAGGAGGCCCCAGCCAGCTTTGAAAAACCTGTGGAAGGCAGTGTTCTGCCGAGCGTCAACAAG AGCAGAGCTAGACATTCTATCAAACGCCGGCCGCCGTCTCGCCGCCACAGGAAGTCTAGTGAGGATGAAGTCGGGACTGAAGAGGAAAAGACCGCTGCACCCGCCTCTGAGTCCACGGCTCAGAGAGGTAAGGAGGATGatgtgtttgagatgcagaaGGTGGAGGAAAAGGAGGATAACAGTGCTGAGCCAGCGTCTTCTACCACCGAGCAACAGAAAGAGCAAAGCCAAAGTGCATCACCAGATTCAGAGCAGCAGCCCACAACAGAGGGTGAGAAGGAGAGCAAAGAATGTAAGGAGGCCTCAGTGTCTGAGGAGAAGCGGGAGAAGGAAGACGTGGCTGAGAAGACACCTGATGAGCCTCAGCTAAACAACagtacctcagagtctgcaaaGCGTGAAGAGCCCCATGAGGAGCCCCAGGAAAAGGCCCGTGAGGAGCCCTGTCAGGAGCCCCATAAAGAGCTGACCACAGAGCCGCAGAGCGAGCCGGACACGGCGACAGAGGACAAAGAAGAtcaggaggagaagaaggaggaaaaagGAAAGAGCCAAACAGAG GAGGAGGCAAAGGCTCTAAGCGATGAGACGGGTGGAAATCCTCCACAACAGACAGCCCTCTAA
- the dub gene encoding duboraya isoform X2: protein MEKESVVKRSVAELAGKFTCQMPVPTGAEGNKPVRRRPPRTLPLPTSSDAGQGHDEQKGEAASHPPRKNRNSALIEKLQANLVLSPTATRSLPSPLSPGAVKPPLLLPAFPPSSPCSPASPAAAPTPGQEEAPASFEKPVEGSVLPSVNKSRARHSIKRRPPSRRHRKSSEDEVGTEEEKTAAPASESTAQRGKEDDVFEMQKVEEKEDNSAEPASSTTEQQKEQSQSASPDSEQQPTTEGEKESKECKEASVSEEKREKEDVAEKTPDEPQLNNSTSESAKREEPHEEPQEKAREEPCQEPHKELTTEPQSEPDTATEDKEDQEEKKEEKGKSQTEEEAKALSDETGGNPPQQTAL from the exons AAGGAGTCAGTGGTAAAGCGCTCCGTAGCTGAACTGGCTGGAAAGTTCACTTGCCAAATGCCTGTTCCCACAGGAGCTGAAGGG AACAAGCCTGTGCGGAGAAGACCTCCACGCACTCTGCCACTGCCTACCAGTAGCGATGCAGGCCAGGGCCATGATGAG CAGAAAGGAGAGGCTGCCTCCCATCCTCCCCGAAAGAACAGGAACTCTGCCCTCATTGAGAAGCTGCAG GCAAACCTCGTTCTCTCGCCGACTGCAACTCGCTCTCTCCCTTCCCCACTGAGCCCGGGGGCTGTAAAacctccactgctgctgccgGCTTTCCCCCCCAGCTCACCATGCAGCCCAGCCAGTCCAGCTGCAGCTCCCACACCCGGCCAGGAGGAGGCCCCAGCCAGCTTTGAAAAACCTGTGGAAGGCAGTGTTCTGCCGAGCGTCAACAAG AGCAGAGCTAGACATTCTATCAAACGCCGGCCGCCGTCTCGCCGCCACAGGAAGTCTAGTGAGGATGAAGTCGGGACTGAAGAGGAAAAGACCGCTGCACCCGCCTCTGAGTCCACGGCTCAGAGAGGTAAGGAGGATGatgtgtttgagatgcagaaGGTGGAGGAAAAGGAGGATAACAGTGCTGAGCCAGCGTCTTCTACCACCGAGCAACAGAAAGAGCAAAGCCAAAGTGCATCACCAGATTCAGAGCAGCAGCCCACAACAGAGGGTGAGAAGGAGAGCAAAGAATGTAAGGAGGCCTCAGTGTCTGAGGAGAAGCGGGAGAAGGAAGACGTGGCTGAGAAGACACCTGATGAGCCTCAGCTAAACAACagtacctcagagtctgcaaaGCGTGAAGAGCCCCATGAGGAGCCCCAGGAAAAGGCCCGTGAGGAGCCCTGTCAGGAGCCCCATAAAGAGCTGACCACAGAGCCGCAGAGCGAGCCGGACACGGCGACAGAGGACAAAGAAGAtcaggaggagaagaaggaggaaaaagGAAAGAGCCAAACAGAG GAGGAGGCAAAGGCTCTAAGCGATGAGACGGGTGGAAATCCTCCACAACAGACAGCCCTCTAA